A window of Mercenaria mercenaria strain notata chromosome 16, MADL_Memer_1, whole genome shotgun sequence contains these coding sequences:
- the LOC123540784 gene encoding uncharacterized protein LOC123540784 has translation MKTLVIIFIIFGIIAVRETEAGFGCPFDEYRCHRHCKSIGRLGGYCGGFLWRFTCICIHQTSSVAPSTGWTTFYTTTPDNLRTSINIATLTTTEESATSNSMQTTTGVISTSRTTTGTTIQKQNTIDTTTLGSSQTATNTFTTSTLQTTTAAGSTSH, from the exons ATGAAAACtttagttattattttcattatttttggaATAATTG CTGTCAGAGAGACGGAGGCGGGATTCGGATGCCCGTTTGATGAATATCGATGTCATCGTCATTGTAAGAGTATAGGCAGACTTGGAGGGTACTGTGGCGGTTTTCTCTGGCGGTTTACCTGTATCTGCATTCACCAGACTTCAAGCGTTGCCCCTAGCACCGGATGGACTACTTTTTATACCACCACACCAGATAATTTGCGAACTTCAATAAATATCGCTACATTGACAACAACTGAAGAAAGTGCTACATCCAATAGCATGCAAACCACTACAGGTGTGATTTCAACAAGCCGCACCACGACAGGTACCactatacaaaaacaaaatactatagACACTACAACTCTTGGCAGCAGTCAAACCGCGACAAATACATTTACAACAAGTACCTTGCAAACAACGACAGCCGCGGGATCAACAAGCCACTGA